One window of the Ramlibacter henchirensis genome contains the following:
- the serS gene encoding serine--tRNA ligase gives MLDISLLRKDLGAVVSRLEARKTPQPYLDVDAFKALEAERKTIQTRTEELQARRNQLSKQIGQLKAKGEPADAVMSEVANIKVELDRSAQRLEQIQPEMQALLLSIPNLPHESVPAGADEHANMQVRAWGKPREFDFAVRDHVDVGEKLGLDFATAIKLSGARFSVMKGPIARLHRAIAQFMLDVQTGEHGYTECYTPYVVNEATLRGTGQLPKFEADLFAVSKGGQEGLTEEDKQPLYLIPTSEVSLTNFVRDEVLAEAQLPIKLTAHTPCFRSEAGSAGRDTRGMIRQHQFDKVEMVQITHPDRSYEALEEMTRHAEAVLQKLGLPYRVMLLCTGDMGFGAAKTYDLEVWLPAQNTYREISSVSNCEAFQARRLQARFKTAQGKNELVHTLNGSGLAVGRTLVAVLENYQNADGSVTVPEALRPYMGGQERLAP, from the coding sequence ATGCTCGACATCTCCCTGCTAAGAAAAGACCTGGGCGCCGTGGTTTCGCGGCTCGAGGCGCGCAAGACGCCGCAGCCCTACCTGGACGTGGATGCGTTCAAGGCGCTCGAGGCCGAGCGCAAGACCATCCAGACCCGCACGGAGGAGCTTCAGGCCCGCCGCAACCAGCTCTCAAAGCAGATCGGCCAGCTCAAGGCCAAGGGCGAACCGGCCGATGCGGTGATGTCCGAGGTGGCCAACATCAAGGTCGAGCTCGACCGTTCCGCGCAGCGGCTGGAACAGATCCAGCCCGAGATGCAGGCGCTGCTGCTGTCGATCCCCAACCTGCCGCACGAGAGCGTGCCGGCCGGCGCCGATGAGCATGCCAACATGCAGGTGCGCGCCTGGGGCAAGCCGCGCGAATTCGACTTCGCCGTGCGCGACCATGTCGACGTCGGCGAGAAGCTGGGGCTGGACTTCGCCACCGCCATCAAGCTCAGTGGTGCGCGCTTCTCCGTGATGAAGGGCCCGATCGCACGGCTGCACCGCGCCATCGCCCAGTTCATGCTCGACGTGCAGACCGGCGAGCACGGCTACACCGAGTGCTACACGCCGTACGTGGTGAACGAGGCCACGCTGCGCGGCACCGGCCAGCTGCCCAAGTTCGAGGCCGACCTGTTCGCCGTGAGCAAGGGCGGGCAGGAGGGCCTGACGGAAGAGGACAAGCAGCCGCTGTACCTGATCCCCACCAGCGAGGTGTCGCTGACCAACTTCGTGCGCGACGAGGTGCTGGCCGAAGCGCAGCTGCCGATCAAGCTCACCGCCCACACGCCGTGCTTCCGTTCCGAAGCCGGCAGCGCGGGCCGCGACACGCGCGGCATGATCCGGCAGCACCAGTTCGACAAGGTCGAGATGGTGCAGATCACGCATCCCGACAGGAGCTACGAAGCGCTCGAGGAGATGACGCGCCACGCGGAGGCCGTCCTGCAGAAGCTGGGGCTGCCCTATCGCGTGATGCTCCTGTGCACCGGCGACATGGGCTTCGGCGCCGCGAAGACCTACGACCTCGAGGTCTGGCTGCCGGCACAGAACACGTACCGCGAGATCAGCTCGGTTTCCAACTGCGAAGCCTTCCAGGCACGGCGGCTGCAGGCGCGCTTCAAGACGGCGCAAGGCAAGAACGAACTCGTCCATACCCTCAACGGCTCCGGCCTCGCAGTCGGCCGCACGCTGGTGGCCGTGCTCGAGAACTACCAGAACGCCGACGGTTCCGTCACCGTGCCCGAGGCGCTGCGCCCCTACATGGGCGGCCAGGAGCGCCTCGCTCCCTGA
- a CDS encoding VOC family protein yields the protein MQIESYLFFGGNCEEALAFYKRCLGGEIVTLMRYEGSPMDNAQLPREWKQKVMHSTFESKGARFMASDTMPGQPKPAYQGFAMSVYVPGSADEARKAFDALAEGGKVTMPFAPPFWGGHFGMLTDRFGVPWMVSSEH from the coding sequence ATGCAGATCGAAAGCTACCTGTTCTTCGGCGGCAACTGCGAGGAAGCGCTCGCGTTCTACAAGCGTTGCCTGGGCGGAGAGATCGTCACGCTCATGCGCTACGAAGGCTCGCCCATGGACAACGCGCAGCTGCCGCGCGAGTGGAAGCAGAAGGTGATGCACTCCACTTTCGAGAGCAAGGGCGCGCGCTTCATGGCCAGCGACACCATGCCCGGGCAGCCCAAGCCCGCCTATCAGGGCTTCGCGATGTCGGTCTACGTGCCCGGCAGCGCAGACGAAGCCCGCAAGGCCTTCGATGCGCTGGCCGAAGGCGGCAAGGTCACGATGCCGTTCGCTCCGCCCTTCTGGGGCGGCCACTTCGGCATGCTCACGGACCGCTTCGGCGTGCCCTGGATGGTGAGCTCGGAGCACTGA
- a CDS encoding Bug family tripartite tricarboxylate transporter substrate binding protein encodes MRRSFLLPTLAAALSLAGGAAMAQAAWPTKPIRFVVPYPAGGGTDYVARLIGERLSKSLGQPVVVDNKSGAAGGIGVAEVAKAEADGHTVLVTINDPLVNNTALFKTLPYDPQKDFAFVAQIVRSPALISANPTLGVKSIDELRKLAQSGNKLSYASWGIGSLGHLLGETLNRELKAQMVHVPQRGEGPVVQDLLTNTVSVGLSSVGTAKQHVAGGKIVPLAVMGSENGQRLSALPQVPTMKELGFNDPLYGSSVWMAALVPSRTPPAVVQKLSSEIRAIANAPDIRNLLIDRGFEMHVTTPEQATANYKAEFEIITKRIRELGIEPQ; translated from the coding sequence ATGCGCCGATCGTTCCTTCTCCCCACCCTGGCCGCCGCCTTGTCGCTCGCGGGCGGCGCCGCAATGGCGCAGGCGGCCTGGCCGACCAAGCCGATCCGCTTCGTCGTGCCCTATCCGGCGGGCGGCGGCACCGACTACGTCGCGCGCCTGATCGGCGAGCGCCTCTCGAAGTCGCTGGGGCAGCCGGTGGTCGTGGACAACAAGTCGGGCGCGGCCGGCGGCATCGGCGTGGCCGAAGTCGCCAAGGCCGAAGCCGACGGACACACGGTGCTGGTGACGATCAACGACCCGCTGGTGAACAACACGGCGCTGTTCAAGACGCTGCCCTACGACCCGCAGAAGGACTTCGCTTTCGTCGCGCAGATCGTCCGCAGCCCGGCGCTGATCTCCGCCAACCCCACGCTGGGCGTCAAGAGCATCGACGAACTGCGCAAGCTCGCGCAGTCGGGCAACAAGCTCAGTTACGCGTCCTGGGGCATCGGCAGCCTGGGGCACTTGCTCGGCGAGACGCTGAACCGCGAACTCAAGGCGCAGATGGTCCACGTGCCGCAGCGCGGCGAAGGGCCGGTGGTGCAGGACCTGCTGACCAACACAGTGAGCGTGGGCCTGTCCAGCGTGGGCACTGCCAAGCAGCACGTGGCGGGCGGCAAGATCGTGCCTTTGGCCGTGATGGGCAGCGAGAACGGGCAGCGCCTGTCAGCGCTGCCGCAGGTGCCCACGATGAAGGAACTCGGTTTCAACGACCCGCTGTACGGATCGAGCGTGTGGATGGCGGCGCTGGTGCCGTCCCGCACGCCGCCGGCGGTGGTGCAAAAGCTCTCGAGCGAGATCCGCGCCATCGCCAATGCGCCCGACATCCGCAACTTGCTCATCGACCGCGGCTTCGAGATGCACGTGACCACGCCGGAGCAAGCCACGGCCAACTACAAGGCGGAGTTCGAGATCATCACGAAGCGCATCCGCGAACTCGGCATCGAGCCGCAGTGA
- a CDS encoding aromatic ring-hydroxylating dioxygenase subunit alpha: MWLRNCWYVIAWDHEIPAAGSPELFTRTVLGEPVLVIRRESGEFAALEDRCCHRLAPLSKGRREGDCVRCGYHGLKFDAQGLCVDAPGIPIIPEKARVRTYPIVNKNRWVFVWMGDPAKADPALLPDNFSCDHPDWKHKPGYLHYDTPYLLICDNLLDFSHLSYVHEKTLGGSTAIAQAKAETERVDGPGMPGVKVTRRVPNVPVPPYYRKMRSFTEGALLDRWFIYEFLLPGTLLMNSGGRPVGDPPDDLSNAVRLHSCQTLTPETETSTHYFFEQSHPSNQGDDSLTEGIFQSIVTAFEEDRDMITAQHRNILRDPAKAMVPLPIDGALVQFRRILSQKVAAESGQAASAS; encoded by the coding sequence CTGTTCACGCGCACCGTGCTGGGCGAGCCGGTGCTGGTGATCCGCCGCGAGAGCGGCGAATTCGCCGCGCTGGAGGACCGCTGCTGCCATCGCCTCGCGCCGCTGTCCAAGGGCCGCCGCGAAGGCGACTGCGTGCGCTGCGGCTACCACGGGCTGAAGTTCGACGCGCAGGGCCTGTGCGTCGACGCGCCCGGCATCCCCATCATCCCGGAGAAGGCGAGGGTGCGCACCTATCCCATCGTAAACAAGAACCGCTGGGTGTTCGTCTGGATGGGCGACCCGGCCAAGGCCGACCCCGCGCTGCTGCCCGACAACTTCTCCTGCGATCACCCGGACTGGAAGCACAAGCCGGGCTACCTGCACTACGACACGCCCTACCTGCTGATCTGCGACAACCTGCTGGACTTCTCGCACCTGTCGTACGTGCACGAGAAGACGCTGGGCGGCTCCACCGCCATCGCGCAGGCCAAGGCCGAGACCGAGCGCGTCGACGGCCCGGGCATGCCCGGCGTGAAGGTCACGCGCCGCGTGCCCAACGTCCCGGTGCCGCCCTATTACCGCAAGATGCGCAGCTTCACCGAAGGCGCTCTGCTCGACCGCTGGTTCATCTACGAATTCCTGCTGCCCGGCACGCTGCTGATGAACTCGGGCGGGCGCCCCGTGGGCGATCCGCCCGACGACTTGAGCAACGCGGTGCGCCTGCACAGCTGCCAGACGCTGACGCCCGAGACCGAGACTTCGACGCACTACTTCTTCGAGCAGTCGCATCCTTCGAACCAGGGCGACGACAGCCTCACGGAAGGCATCTTCCAGAGCATCGTCACGGCCTTCGAGGAGGACCGCGACATGATCACCGCGCAGCACCGCAACATATTGCGCGACCCGGCCAAGGCCATGGTGCCGCTGCCGATCGACGGCGCCCTGGTGCAGTTCCGCCGCATCCTGTCGCAGAAGGTGGCAGCTGAGAGCGGCCAAGCGGCTTCCGCTTCCTGA